CACCGAAGCTGAATTAACTGCCTCTGATTTTCGCGGATCGGACCTTAGTGGATGTACTTTCGACAGGAGCAATTTAGAAAAGGCAGATTTCCGAAACACCCAGCATTTGCAACTTGACCCAGAGCTCAATCGCATCAGGGGAGCAAGGTTTGATTTGGATAGTTTACCAGGCTTGCTGGGCAAATACCGGATCAAAATAGGTTAAATGGAGGTGGTCAGCTTATCATCTTGAAGCTATACAGATACGGTGCTTTGTGGGACCCTCCAGAGTACAGTTTATCGTGACGCTCTAGAATATCCAAAGCAAGCATTTTCCGCTGGAAATTGGCCCGGTTTAGCTTTTCTCCCAAAATAGCTTCGTAGAGTTGCTGTAAATCTTTCATGGTAAACTTCTCCGGCAGTAGATTCATACTGAGGAGCTTTTGGTCCAGATGAGTGCGCAGATGCTCCAGGGCTTTGGACACGATATCATTATGATCCATCATCAGCTCAGGCAAGCTATCATAATCATACCAATCAATGGAGTCAGACAGCTCATCAGGGGTTGGGGTTACATTTTCATAATTGATCAAGGCGTAATACCCAACAGTGATAAATCGACCCAGCAGCCAGTGATCTGAAGTAACTTCCTCCCCTTGCTCCTCCATGATCCTACGCATGACTTGCGGGCTATACCTATCCATGGAGCCAAAGGTGTGAAACTGCTCCAGGTAGATCTCCTCCAACCCTGTACGCTCCATCAGTCCTCGCTTGACTGCATCATCCAGGTTTTCGTCTTTTTTGATAAAACCGCCCGGCAAAGCATGGGTTTTCAGGTTATGATATTCTAGCACGAGAATCTTCAATTTTTCTCCTGAGAAACCAAAAATCACAGAGTCATACGATAAATTTGGGATATATTCTGTAGCCAAAGGGGTCATATTTTAAACTTGTGGAGCAAATAGCAACAACTGACGTTTCCCCAAAAATAAGCATTAACTATTGTTTCACAGCGATACAATAAATTCTATTTTTTGAAAACTTCACTATTTATCAGCTACAGCACTACCCCTCCTCAGTAAACACTATGACAAATGAGCAAAAAATAGCCTCTCCTAATCTTTCCTTCCCACCAGTACCATCCTAATCGTATTGTAATCGTATTTGTCCTCAAAATGAATCCGTAGTTCCTGAGGAGATTTTTTGTTTTCAATCTCTGAATTGATCTCGAATATCACCTCCTGGGGCAAGCAGTCTTCCAGCTCCACCTTACCGGCAGCGATCCCTTTCACCAAATGCCCCTTGATGGTGGATTCGGCCAAGCCCCGCTCCACCACTATATCCCCTATACTTTTGCCAGCATGAATCATCCCATATGTAATCTCATAAGTCTCCCCTACTTTTCGCTTCAGATTCGCTTTTCCTGACTTTTTTCTACCGGTTTTGGT
This genomic window from Algoriphagus sp. TR-M9 contains:
- a CDS encoding NUDIX hydrolase — its product is MTPLATEYIPNLSYDSVIFGFSGEKLKILVLEYHNLKTHALPGGFIKKDENLDDAVKRGLMERTGLEEIYLEQFHTFGSMDRYSPQVMRRIMEEQGEEVTSDHWLLGRFITVGYYALINYENVTPTPDELSDSIDWYDYDSLPELMMDHNDIVSKALEHLRTHLDQKLLSMNLLPEKFTMKDLQQLYEAILGEKLNRANFQRKMLALDILERHDKLYSGGSHKAPYLYSFKMIS